DNA sequence from the Peptoniphilus sp. GNH genome:
GCTACAATGTTTATTAAAAACGAACATGCTGAAGTTATTGGTCTACTTTGCATAAACTTTACAGATGAAAGATATATAAGTCTGCTCGAAAACATAACTAAATCTTTTCACCCCAAGAACTGGGAATACACAAAAATTATAAAAGACAAAAAAGACGTGGTAGATAATAATACTGCCATAGTCGAGGAATACTATGAGAGCATGGATGAACTTATGAAAAATATATTTTCTGAAGTGATTGCAGATATAAAGATTCCTGTGGATTATTTGAAGGCAGAAGATAGAATAAACATAGTTCACGAGCTTAGTAAAAAGGGAATGTTTAAGCTAAAAGGCGCAGTCCCTTTTGTAGCTGAAAATTTACAATGTTCACAAGCCACAATTTATAGATATTTAAACCAATAAAATAGACTCTAATTTTTCTAAATGAAAGATTAGAGTCTATTTTATTATTTGCATGAAAATGTTTTCAAAAAACATTGACAATTAATCATCAGCATGATAATATTTTATTAAATTAAGAATTATCTATCACAGATAAAGAAATATTATTGGAAAGGATGAAAAAAATGAAAGAAAAAATTAAATTTTATGCAGATAAGTCTGCAGTAGGACCATATTCAAAGGCTGTGCAAGTAGGGGATTTATTGTACGTTTCGGGACAACTTCCTCTTGATAAGAATACAGGAGAAATTCCAGAGGATATAGAAAAGCAAACAGAAAATAGCTTGAATAATGTTAAAAACATTCTTGAAGAACTTGGCTCTTCTATGAATAAAGTGATAAAAACTACAGTGCTACTTTCTGATATAAAAAATTTTGC
Encoded proteins:
- a CDS encoding Rid family detoxifying hydrolase, with translation MKEKIKFYADKSAVGPYSKAVQVGDLLYVSGQLPLDKNTGEIPEDIEKQTENSLNNVKNILEELGSSMNKVIKTTVLLSDIKNFAKVNEVYGKFFEEGAYPARSCFEVAALPKDAKVEIEVIAIV
- a CDS encoding PAS domain-containing protein, producing the protein MEYEFTRNDFLMENYKVLARFLGSYLGPDYEIIIHDLSLLPNTIVEIVNNNLSGRNIGGPITKSALKMIQEKVYEKEDFIVNYKGMSGDKIFRSATMFIKNEHAEVIGLLCINFTDERYISLLENITKSFHPKNWEYTKIIKDKKDVVDNNTAIVEEYYESMDELMKNIFSEVIADIKIPVDYLKAEDRINIVHELSKKGMFKLKGAVPFVAENLQCSQATIYRYLNQ